The following are encoded in a window of Sulfitobacter sp. S190 genomic DNA:
- a CDS encoding acyl-CoA dehydrogenase family protein, producing the protein MDLSYSDADIAFRDEVRSFLAEKLPAHLSDKVREGRELTKADHDEWHAILNDRGWLAPNWPEEHGGAAWDAVKRHIFEEEMAAHNAPRIVPFGLSMLGPVLQKFGSEEQKSYWLPRILSGEDWWCQGYSEPGAGSDLASLKTEAVRDGDHYVVNGQKTWTTLGQHANMIFCLVRTDKKAKQQEGISFLLIDMDTPGIEVRPIVLLDGSAEVNEVWFTDVRVPVENLVGEENKGWTYAKYLLTHERTNIAGVGFSQAGLRRVKRIAKAEMANGKPLIENPHFAARVAQVEIDLMAMSTTNLRIISKAAAGQAPGVESSMLKVKGTVIRQEINDLARRAAGVYAMPFASEAIEGANTALPDPLAAGPVAAQYFNNRKLSIFGGSNEIQRQIIAKTTMGG; encoded by the coding sequence ATGGACCTGAGCTATTCAGACGCAGATATCGCCTTTCGCGATGAAGTCCGCAGCTTTCTTGCCGAAAAGCTGCCCGCACATTTGTCCGACAAGGTGCGCGAGGGCAGGGAACTGACCAAGGCGGATCATGACGAATGGCACGCGATCCTCAACGACCGTGGCTGGCTCGCACCGAACTGGCCCGAAGAACACGGCGGCGCGGCGTGGGACGCAGTCAAGCGGCACATCTTCGAGGAGGAGATGGCCGCCCACAACGCGCCCCGCATCGTTCCTTTCGGCCTGTCGATGCTGGGCCCCGTGCTGCAGAAATTCGGCTCGGAGGAACAGAAATCCTACTGGCTGCCGCGGATCCTGTCGGGCGAGGATTGGTGGTGTCAGGGATATTCCGAACCCGGCGCTGGCTCCGATCTGGCCTCGCTCAAGACAGAAGCGGTGCGCGACGGCGACCACTACGTCGTGAATGGCCAGAAGACATGGACCACGCTGGGCCAGCACGCCAACATGATCTTCTGCCTCGTGCGCACTGACAAGAAGGCGAAACAGCAAGAGGGCATCAGCTTCCTGCTCATCGATATGGACACGCCGGGCATCGAGGTGCGGCCGATCGTGCTCCTCGATGGCAGCGCCGAGGTCAACGAGGTCTGGTTCACCGATGTGCGCGTGCCGGTCGAAAACCTCGTGGGCGAGGAAAACAAGGGCTGGACCTATGCCAAGTACCTGCTCACCCACGAGCGGACGAATATCGCGGGCGTCGGATTTTCGCAGGCCGGACTGCGCCGCGTCAAACGCATCGCCAAGGCCGAAATGGCCAACGGCAAGCCGCTGATCGAAAACCCGCATTTTGCCGCCCGCGTGGCGCAGGTCGAAATTGACCTGATGGCGATGTCGACAACAAACCTGCGCATCATCTCCAAGGCGGCGGCGGGGCAGGCACCCGGTGTTGAATCCTCGATGCTCAAGGTCAAAGGCACCGTCATCCGTCAGGAAATCAACGATCTCGCCCGCCGCGCGGCAGGGGTCTATGCGATGCCCTTCGCGTCCGAAGCGATCGAAGGGGCCAACACCGCCTTGCCCGATCCGCTGGCCGCCGGCCCGGTGGCGGCGCAATATTTCAACAACCGCAAACTGTCGATCTTTGGCGGCTCGAACGAGATCCAGCGCCAGATCATCGCCAAGACGACGATGGGAGGCTAG